In a genomic window of Sarcophilus harrisii chromosome 4, mSarHar1.11, whole genome shotgun sequence:
- the SLC35A3 gene encoding UDP-N-acetylglucosamine transporter isoform X2, whose translation MSANLKYLSLGILVFQTTSLVLTMRYSRTLKEDGPRYLSSTAVVIAELLKIIACILLVYKDSKCSLRTLNRVLHDEILNKPMETLKLAIPSGIYTLQNNLLYVALSNLDAATYQVTYQLKILTTALFSVSMLSKKLGLYQWLSLVILMAGVTFVQWPSDSQESTSKELSAGSQFVGLMAVLIACFSSGFAGVYFEKILKETKQSVWIRNIQLGSFGSIFGLMGVYIYDGELVSKNGFFQGYNKLTWIVVVLQALGGLVIAAVIKYADNILKGFATSLSIILSTLISYFWLQDFVPTSVFFLGAILVIAATFLYGYDPKPAGNPTKA comes from the exons ATGTCTGCCAATTTAAAGTACCTTTCTTTGGGAATCCTAGTCTTTCAGACTACCAGCTTGGTTCTTACTATGCGTTATTCGAGGACTTTGAAAGAAGATGGGCCTCGGTATTTGTCATCTACTGCTGTAGTCATTGCTGAACTTTTGAAGATCATTGCCTGCATTTTATTAGTCTACAAAGACAGCA AATGCAGTCTTCGAACATTGAATAGAGTATTACATGATGAAATTCTAAACAAACCTATGGAAACTCTTAAACTTGCTATTCCATCAGGAATATATACTCTTCAGAATAATTTATTGTATGTAGCATTATCAAACCTAGATGCAGCTACTTATCAg gttactTATCAGTTAAAAATTCTTACCACAGCCCTGTTTTCTGTGTCCATGCTTAGTAAAAAATTAGGTTTGTACCAGTGGCTATCTCTAGTGATTTTAATGGCAGGTGTCACTTTTGTACAG tggccCTCAGATTCTCAAGAATCGACTTCTAAGGAACTCTCAGCAGGCTCTCAATTTGTAGGTCTGATGGCAGTTCTTATAGCATGTTTTTCAAGTGGCTTTGCAGGTGtttattttgagaaaattttaaaagaaactaaacaATCTGTGTGGATTAGAAATATTCAACTTG GTTCTTTTGGGAGCATATTCGGATTAATGGGTGTTTACATTTATGATGGAGAATTAGTATCAAAGAACGGATTTTTTCAGGGATATAACAAACTGACCTGGATAGTTGTTGTTCTTCAG GCACTTGGAGGCCTTGTCATAGCTGCTGTTATTAAGTATGcggataatattttaaaaggatttgcAACATCTTTGTCTATAATATTATCAACACTAATCTCCTATTTTTGGCTGCAAGATTTCGTTCCAACCAg
- the SLC35A3 gene encoding UDP-N-acetylglucosamine transporter isoform X1 has translation MEDNELKITTGNNISEREEKAMSANLKYLSLGILVFQTTSLVLTMRYSRTLKEDGPRYLSSTAVVIAELLKIIACILLVYKDSKCSLRTLNRVLHDEILNKPMETLKLAIPSGIYTLQNNLLYVALSNLDAATYQVTYQLKILTTALFSVSMLSKKLGLYQWLSLVILMAGVTFVQWPSDSQESTSKELSAGSQFVGLMAVLIACFSSGFAGVYFEKILKETKQSVWIRNIQLGSFGSIFGLMGVYIYDGELVSKNGFFQGYNKLTWIVVVLQALGGLVIAAVIKYADNILKGFATSLSIILSTLISYFWLQDFVPTSVFFLGAILVIAATFLYGYDPKPAGNPTKA, from the exons ATGGAAGATAATGAACTGAAAATTACAACTGGAAACAACATTTCT gaacGTGAAGAAAAGGCAATGTCTGCCAATTTAAAGTACCTTTCTTTGGGAATCCTAGTCTTTCAGACTACCAGCTTGGTTCTTACTATGCGTTATTCGAGGACTTTGAAAGAAGATGGGCCTCGGTATTTGTCATCTACTGCTGTAGTCATTGCTGAACTTTTGAAGATCATTGCCTGCATTTTATTAGTCTACAAAGACAGCA AATGCAGTCTTCGAACATTGAATAGAGTATTACATGATGAAATTCTAAACAAACCTATGGAAACTCTTAAACTTGCTATTCCATCAGGAATATATACTCTTCAGAATAATTTATTGTATGTAGCATTATCAAACCTAGATGCAGCTACTTATCAg gttactTATCAGTTAAAAATTCTTACCACAGCCCTGTTTTCTGTGTCCATGCTTAGTAAAAAATTAGGTTTGTACCAGTGGCTATCTCTAGTGATTTTAATGGCAGGTGTCACTTTTGTACAG tggccCTCAGATTCTCAAGAATCGACTTCTAAGGAACTCTCAGCAGGCTCTCAATTTGTAGGTCTGATGGCAGTTCTTATAGCATGTTTTTCAAGTGGCTTTGCAGGTGtttattttgagaaaattttaaaagaaactaaacaATCTGTGTGGATTAGAAATATTCAACTTG GTTCTTTTGGGAGCATATTCGGATTAATGGGTGTTTACATTTATGATGGAGAATTAGTATCAAAGAACGGATTTTTTCAGGGATATAACAAACTGACCTGGATAGTTGTTGTTCTTCAG GCACTTGGAGGCCTTGTCATAGCTGCTGTTATTAAGTATGcggataatattttaaaaggatttgcAACATCTTTGTCTATAATATTATCAACACTAATCTCCTATTTTTGGCTGCAAGATTTCGTTCCAACCAg